From a single Nicotiana tabacum cultivar K326 chromosome 8, ASM71507v2, whole genome shotgun sequence genomic region:
- the LOC107822165 gene encoding uncharacterized protein LOC107822165 yields MASTACFMIVSRNDIPIYEAEVGTAPKKEDAAHQHQFILHAALDIVQDLAWTTSAMFLKSIDRFNDLVVSVYVTAGHTRLMLLHDSRNDDGIKSFFQEVHELYIKILLNPLYLPGSRITSSHFDTKVRALARKYL; encoded by the exons ATGGCAAGCACAGCATGTTTTATGATTGTAAGCAGAAATGATATTCCTATCTATGAAGCTGAAGTTGGCACTGCGCCCAAG AAAGAAGATGCTGCTCATCAGCACCAGTTTATTTTACATGCAGCATTGGATATTGTCCAGGACCTTGCATGGACTACAAGTGCTAT GTTCTTGAAGTCAATTGACAGATTTAATGATTTGGTGGTGTCTGTTTATGTTACTGCTGGTCATA CGCGACTGATGCTACTTCATGACTCTCGTAATGATGATGGGATCAAAAGCTTCTTCCAGGAGGTCCATGAACTATATATAAAG ATCCTTCTGAATCCTCTCTATTTGCCAGGATCTCGCATCACATCATCTCACTTCGATACCAAAGTTAGAGCCCTTGCAAGAAAGTACCTCTGA